CGCGGGCCAGAACATCCGCCACTAGCATCAGCGTGGCGCCCATCAGTATGCTCATCGGCAGGACCTTGCGCTGGTCGAATCCTACCCAGAAGCGAGCCAGATGCGGCATCAACAGACCGATAAAAGCCACCGGGCCAGCCACGCTGACGCAGGCACCGACCAGAAGCAGCACCAGAATGTTGATGATTAAACGCAGCTTCGGCAGATTCACCCCCAGCGTACGGGCGGTGCTGTCGCTGACGTTAAGCAGATTCAGTTGATTGGCCAGCAGCAACACCACCGGTATAGCAACTGCCACCACCGGGAAAAGCTGCCAGAACTCCTGCCAGCGTACGTGGGATACGCCTCCCGCGAGCCAGTAAAAAATGCCGTAGGCGTGATCTTCCGTCAGCAGCAGGGTGATGCGGGTCAGGGCCATGCAAAACGCCGAGAACGCGAGACCCGCGAGGATCAGTTTGTTTCTGTCCTGGGTATGGCGAAATCCGCCGCCTGCGGTCATCACCAGCAGCCAGCTTACGCCGCCGCCACAGGCGGCGATAAAGGCGATGGAGTAACCCGCGACGGGCACGGGGCTGAGCGCGCTGGTCAGTGCCATCGCCAGCGCCGCGCCGCTGTTAATACCGAGCAGCGAAGGAGATGCCATTGAATTATGCGTCAAAGTCTGCAGCAGCGTTCCCGCGAGAGCCAGGCTTGCGCCGATCAGAATGGCGACCAGGCTTCGCGGCAGACGTAGGTTTTGCACCAGCGTTTGTGGAAGCGTCGGCGCGTGGCCCGGCAGCAGGGCGCGAATGGCGTCAACGCCAGAAACAGGAATGGCCGAGTAGCAAAACAGACTCAGCCAGAAAACTGCGATAAGCGCGGCAAGGGGTAGCCCCCATTGCAACGCCGGATGTCTGAGAACTGTCATTTCACATCGGATAAAGGCTGGTGATGGAAGATTTTTACCGTGTCGCTGGCAATACGTTCGGCCGCAAAAATGCCGCGCATCCGCGCCCAGGCGTTACTGTCGACCGACGCCGTCTGCTGTTTTTGCGCAGCCGTTAACATCTGCCACAGCGGGTCCTGCTGCCAGCGTTTGACGATGCTCTCTTCGCGATAATGTGCGACCAGCAGCCATGCAGGATTGAGCGCCAGCAGCTGTTCCAGGCCGATGGACGGCATAGACGCACCAGCCATCGCCGCAGGTACCTTCAGCCCCAGAGAGGTCAGGACGCCCCCGGTCCAGGTCCCCTGCGTATGAAGGTTAAACTGCTGCTCCCGGGACGTACCAAATAACACCAGCGTGCCTTTTGGCAACTGGCTGGCCCACGCTGACATCTGTTGTTGGTGTTGCACCAGACGTGATTGCATCTGTGCCTTTTTTCCCACGACTTCGCCGATGATGGCCGCAGATTGTAGATTTTCAGCGTAGGTTTCATTGCGGGACTTAAGCAGCAGCACCGGTGCAATTTGTTGTAAGGCGCTGAAAATACCCGCATGACGGCTGCTGTCGGCAATGATCAGATCCGGTTTCAGCGCGCTGATGGCTTCTAAACTCGGCTGCGCACGCGTGCCGACAGACTGCCAGGGTTTAAGATGGGCGCGAACTTCGGGAAGAATGCGCGTGGCATCGTTATCGTCGGCAATGCCGACCGGACTAACATCGACGGCAGCCAGCGCGTCCGCGAACGACAGCTCCAGTACCACTATCCGCTGTGGCGTTTTATCAAGCGTAAAGGTGCCATGTTCGTCCTGAACCGTGGC
This window of the Citrobacter freundii ATCC 8090 = MTCC 1658 = NBRC 12681 genome carries:
- the fecC gene encoding iron-dicitrate ABC transporter permease FecC gives rise to the protein MTVLRHPALQWGLPLAALIAVFWLSLFCYSAIPVSGVDAIRALLPGHAPTLPQTLVQNLRLPRSLVAILIGASLALAGTLLQTLTHNSMASPSLLGINSGAALAMALTSALSPVPVAGYSIAFIAACGGGVSWLLVMTAGGGFRHTQDRNKLILAGLAFSAFCMALTRITLLLTEDHAYGIFYWLAGGVSHVRWQEFWQLFPVVAVAIPVVLLLANQLNLLNVSDSTARTLGVNLPKLRLIINILVLLLVGACVSVAGPVAFIGLLMPHLARFWVGFDQRKVLPMSILMGATLMLVADVLARALAFPGELPAGAVVALIGAPCFVWLVRRRG
- a CDS encoding Fe(3+) dicitrate ABC transporter substrate-binding protein FecB gives rise to the protein MFTFIRTLFAALLLVTSHAFAATVQDEHGTFTLDKTPQRIVVLELSFADALAAVDVSPVGIADDNDATRILPEVRAHLKPWQSVGTRAQPSLEAISALKPDLIIADSSRHAGIFSALQQIAPVLLLKSRNETYAENLQSAAIIGEVVGKKAQMQSRLVQHQQQMSAWASQLPKGTLVLFGTSREQQFNLHTQGTWTGGVLTSLGLKVPAAMAGASMPSIGLEQLLALNPAWLLVAHYREESIVKRWQQDPLWQMLTAAQKQQTASVDSNAWARMRGIFAAERIASDTVKIFHHQPLSDVK